The region CTTTTCGTCCACCGACGCGGCGACTTGCAGCTGTTGAGCAGGACTGGGATCTCGATGATGTCCGAGATGAGGGTTGCTGGGGTGGCCGAGACCGATGCTCATACCCGCATCCGCACCCGCGTCCGCACCGCCACCAACGCCCACGCCCATGTTGGGAGTGTGTTCTCCTGAAGGAGTTAAATGTTGCTGTTGGAatgcttgttgttgagggCTTGGGTTCCATCCGTCTTGATACCCTGTATAGGATATGGAGTGGTTGCTATACGGTGAAACATCGCTATTAGGCCAGTGAGAAGCCGTTGTACTAGTGTAGCTTGGCATTCGATTCCCTGGCTCTAGGTTACGGTGATTTTGTTGTAACTGCGACTGCGTTTGCGGTTGGTGGGCTTGTTCACCTCTTGACCCAGGCTTGGGCGCTTCAAAATGTGCCGTGGTAGGAGACTCAATAGAAAGAGAATCGGAGGAAGGGTGCAAGGGGAAAGAGtaagtggaagaggatgatgtggaAGGAGGGTAGTAAGGGGGTGTAGATTGGAAAGAGTCAGGAACGAAGTGGGCATTCAGCGGAGACGGTCGGATGGGCGCGGGCGCGCCATTAGGTAGTGCCGCAAATCCCATAAGACCAATCTGATGTAAAAGATCTGCGGGTCTAAATTACCAAGTTGAATGGCATTAGCAAATGACGGATAGGACGATATAACAAGCGATAGAGACTTACGCAGAAGCCCTCCGAGTATCAGGATCAAACCCTTCTGGCCCATCAACCAACCACTCCCCTTTGGACGATTCCCCTCCTTCCGTCCCAGTCTCGGTCCCCATGGTCCCTATTGATGCTATTGAACCGAGTCGACCTCGTTGTTGCATCATCATAAACATCTGCTGTTGCCTCTCATCCAATTGACCCATCGAGGCAATCCCGTGCATATCAAGGCCCTGAGGGGCGGAACCGAAAGAGAATGCAGGATTCGGTAAGGGAGAGTCGTGGGAGAAAGGACGTCCGTCATGAAAGCCCTCTGCAGGTGGAAGGTGCATGTTAGGAGGGAAATCGCTCGACCACGGTTGGAATTCAGCGTCATAAGTGTCGTAGACTTCATGATCCTGAATCGGGCTGAGTTCGCGTGTACCTTTACTCTGAGCAGCGGTCTGGTGTTGGTTCGAAACCACGCGAGGAGGGGTGAATGGTCCACTAGTGATGAGTTGGGAGACACCTGGTATACTCGAACGACGAGTATTGTTACGCACTGCCGCCATGTGTAATGTCGACGGACCCCTGATTGCTGGGGAAAACTTGGGGGATAAAGGAGAAGTCGAAGCTGGCGGGACGGATGCCAGAGGGGTGGGGTAAGGTACACTGCCTCGCCTGGCAGCGTGAGCTTGGCCGAGAGCAGGAGAATTTGCCCCGGCGTCGCCGACATTATAAAGCACTTCCTCTCGTTTTTGGGCGGCAGCGCGCTTAGCGACGAATATTTCAATCTTGGCGGCTTCACCGTTGGCAAGAGATGCACGTCGACCCATGTTGACAGATGCTGGAGgggggagaaggttgaaATGCGATGACGAAACGGCAGAGTCTGTTAGTGGGGGTGATGGGCCAATGGCGGATGATGTGCCTTCTTGGTTTTCTGGGGACTTCTTACTCTCCTGTCCCtcagcttccttcttggctaAACCTTTCATCTTTGCACGACTAAAAGGCGGATTAGCATCGTGATCATTCCATTACGATAAATGAGAGAGAACTTACCGATTTTGGAACCAAACTTGGACATTCCTCTTTGTCATTCCTAATTGCGCCGCCAACTGTTCTCTCAACTGATTATCCGGCTTGGGATTGATATCATACCAAAATTCGAGGACTTTGAGCTGCTCAGGTGTAGTCCTTCGACGATGCTTCACTTGCAAACCCTAATATGACCGTCGTTAGCCATTTCTCATATGAAAACGTTCATCCCCGCTCACTTCAAGGGTGTTAAGCGTATcatttccatcctttgGGCCATCCTCCCCAAACGGCACTGTATCCCCCGCATGAGCCGTCATTGGTCGTGTCGACTGTTGCGGCAAAAGCGATTGCGGAGCGGCAGGTAAGGAGCCAAACTGGTAAGTTGGCGCCACATCTGCGCCATAGCTATACGATGGCATCCCCTGATGCATGTCGGCAGCATAAGGATGCATGTATGCGGCTGGTTGGGACTGGTAGGAGCGTTGGTAGGTATGGGGTTCGGGAGGAATGTGTGGTTGGATCGGGATGCGAGCAGGCTGCGAGCCGTCGCCGGCTTGATTAGGCGGATAAGCCGCATAGCCATTGCTGACAGGGATATAAGTCTCTCGACCATAGTTGCTTGGTCCAGTAACAGGTTGCCTTTGTTGGTCATATCCCCGGTAACCATCCAAGCTGTTGGGGTGTCCTTGTTGCGGAGCTGGGACTGACATTGAAGGCAAGAATTCTACTTGCAACAATTTCGGTGGTCAGTGCTCGTCGCTCGCCATTCAAGAGATTTACATTGGAGTGAAGATTTATGGAAACCTACAATCcagaagggaaaaaaattGCGCAAAACTGATTGATATGCTTTGATGGACAGATCGACGTTTTTTGTGAAGATCAGAGAGCGGAGATCCGTGTCAAATTTGAAGCAGCGCCGGAGATCTTGACTCTGAAGTCCTTTCTTCAGAGAGGGCAGTCGGAGTCGAGGCCGAGAATGGGTGCTTTGATACTATGACACGCCTGCAAACCACGGGTAACTGAATGGCGCGTCAAGACGAGATTACCAAAGGACACTAAGCCTCTAACATAAGCACGCGTGACACGAAGATAATGATGATAGCTTGCAATTGGAGCGAGATTGAGGCGACTTATCGCTATTGATGCAGACGCAGACGATGCTGTTGATGATCAATGTCTGTGCCGACAGGTAGATGTCTAAATGAAATGGTGACGCATCGCCCAGGCGGGATGCGGTAACTATTACGAGTCGTAGGAGAAACAAAAATGAGACAAAGGGTGGGAGAGAACGGGGAAGACGTCTCTTTTTCTGCAATAGGAGTTGCCGGACCGATATGCGGTGATCTTGATACAGATAAGGGCGGTACTTGTTAAGCAGGGGGGGACGCGGTGGGGGGTGGCCGGGTGAGCTAAGAGGGCGAGAAAAACGCAGTGTGATTTGGGGAATGGAGAGCTGTCGATGTGATCGTCGGGAGAAGGTGACAACTAGTGATGGAAGGAGCTGCTTAAGGAGAATTGCGCAATGGCGTCTCCAGCGGTCAGTAGTCGCAGGCGCAGAAAGCCCGCCATCGAGGTCCAAGCGTGCGGCGCAAGGGCCAGCACAAAACCGCACCAccaagatgaggaaaacgGAACCAAACTGAGTCAGGTACCACTAACCCTAGCCGTCATAACCGTCTTTCATGGCCACGGTCATCGCCGTTCGGGGGTAAACCGTGGGAGATCCATACAGAACCACCCCAGGGAAAAGCCCAGCGAGTTTGGGGAATAGGCAGAAATGCTGAACTTTGTTTACCCGAAACACCTAGGCCATTTATCTCTCAACAAAGTGAGGTTTTGAAAATGTATTTCATCGAGCCACGTGGGCGCACCCTCGTCCAGCCTCTTTTGCTATATATCTTctgttctcttcttgttcgtTTTTGATTTGTTTCATTCTTATCGAATGTTGTTCTTCCCGGATTTTAAATAATCGTCGCACGCACACTGCACACCGCAGATGGACACAcgcaaaaaaagaagagacgcGTGTTTACTTGTTTGTGATCTTCTATTTACCTGTCAGTGAAACGTTCGTTATCATCTCAGTTCTCCATCAGCCACTTTTTACTCGCTCAGGGCTGCCGATTATTTCCGGCGGCTGTTGAGCGGCCGAAAACTTCGCAAGATCATGATGATGTAAAAGCCCGTAAATACAAACACGTAATCACATCGTATGGTCAATTAGAACTCCGGAGGTTTTTCTTAACAGGAGGGAGTTGTAAACTATTATTACAACCCCCACCATGGGTACGTCGCAAGGGCCCGCTCTATGTCTGATGAGCTGAGGACCGCCGCTCCCCCAGAAATGCGCCCTCGGTATCTCCGAATATTCATCATATGAGGGAGGGACGGCAACGGACTACGGCATGGTTTTGGCTAGAGGAGGACGGCCGAACAGTTTACAGCTTACGATTCTACGATCCTCAACTCACAAAACATCAGGCGCCACAATATGGGAAGGGACGAGGAACGACAACAAAGCGGAAAGGGACGAGGAACAACAAGGAGCTAACCTTGCatctttcattcttctttatATTATTCCAAGCATCCACTCTCCATACCTCGGATCCCAAATTGCTCAAACTTTCCAACTCAGCTCAGCCTGAAACCATGGTAATGCGGCAAAAGCAAACTACGAAGTTTGATAAATATTATTGAGATGTCCAACGGTCGAATCTCGGACAAAATCTTATATTATTCCAAGCATCCACTCTCCATACCTCGGATCCCAAATTGCTCAAACTTTCCAACTCAGCTCAGCCTGAAACCATGGTAATGCGGCAAAAGCAAACTACGAAGTTTGATAAATATTATTGAGATGTCCAACGGTCGAATCTCGGACAAAATCATCGAATCAGCGGTACGGATGTGCAATGATGCGTAACCTTGACGCTCCCTCAGTTCTTTCTTCCTAACTTTGCCCCAGCTCCGTGCTAGATTCATTGTGGGGCGAATGGATTGACAAAGCCACatagatgatgaaaagcTGGTACATGTGGGACATTAGACCAAGTCTTCGTCACCAACGTCCATTTGTTATCGATTGTGTGTGGTGTTCTCAATTCTTATCATCCTTTTCGTTCCACGCTCGCtctaccttcttctctttttgcTCTGCGGACGTTGTTTTTCCCCCCATGCATGCTCGCTGACTTGTTGACGcatcgaaaaaaagagcAGACCTTCTACATCTGTTACGTAACTTGATGGACCATGACTTTCCAGCAGGATCCAGCATGATAACGGGCTCCGAGGAGGCTGAAACGGAGCTTGGAAGGATCTCTGTCCTTCTGCTTGTCAACTGTAACGAATGATCAACAAGTGAAACAGATACAACGATGCAAacggggaagaaggatggaaggttCAGCAATATAAAAAAAGTTTTGCCTTCCTAATATATATTTGAAAGGCTTGAGTGATGATGTTCAGTGGATCGAAGGGGAGGTACGTAataaggaaaaggaaagagccAAGAGGCACTGCAAGAGATATCAAGTATAGTACCAGGCTAACGGCACAAAGGGGGATGATAGTCGTAGAAATGGCAGTAGCGCCCAGCTCTTGGCAGTACCAGTAGCAGGGAGCACTCTATCCATTACTCATCGGTGATTTTATTAGTAGTACATGCTGTATGATGCAAGTTATCAGGAAAGACATAATAGTACTCGTAGAGTATACTAGATTTTATCATATTACATCGGAAGGTGGACGCACCACGCACCATGTTACGTACCATGCATGTCAGCTGACCCAGCATGCGGCACGCAGAGTTGACAAAATAGCCAGCAGTCAATCAGCTGCAGTCAGTCGTCGACTGTCGACGATGCTGGGCTCTGAACTTTCGATTTATGCATTCCGACGTCATGAACCTTGTTGTCTCGCACTTGTTGGTGCGTCGCTCGTGGGCGAGAacatgatggatgatgcTGGAAGCAGCACTCTGTGGTGGAGGTGCCCGGCGGATGGCGCGAGGGCCGGAGGACGGAGTAGTGGATTTTGCATGCCGAGAGCTGTGAGGTCATTTCTCTCGTCCCCATTTTTCTGGCGCTTCCTGCGTTCAAGTGCGTCTCGTCTCTTGGCCTTGTCCCTGTTTTGGGCGCTTTTCACAGGTAATAGGGGCGCTGTTGGCACCAACCTTCTTCGCTGCTGCTTCTGCCCGTTCATCCCGACGAACACGAGCCTTCGAGACACACCCATACCCACGACCACACCCACACAACACACACAACACACACAACCCACACAGCGAGTATCTGCCACAACCCCCGCGGTGCCCCCATCTGCTTTGCCCGCTGCCCGGCGTAATCCGGTGACGATTTGGTCGATCTGTGCGTTCCTTTCCGTTCCTATCCTCTCctacttcttccttgcGCCCAGTGGCAGTACTACGACTCTTTCCTACATTACATATACAGAATCATCTGCGCCACCTCTCCGATTACATCTTCTGAAGTTCTCTTCTACCAAGAAGTCGTACTTCCCTTTAAATAGCTTATACATCCAAAAGACAACCGACCGTGTGCTCACCATGTCCATGTTCTCACAGTTCTCTTTTCGCCCTCTCGACGAAGTCCCCAAACCCCGTATCCATACAGACTCGGATTACAACTCGCCGACCCCCAGCACTGATATAGACAGCCCCGCCAAGTTTGGCGACTCTTACGACAGCGACGAGTTCTTGGAGCACCactcttcaccatcttctctcagTCTTAGTAGAAGCTGGTCCAGGCCAAGTAGGCGTGATAAAATtccagaggaagacgaggaaaaCGAGGGCGATGTGAGTCCTGTCCTTTGTTACGTTCTTTTGGTTTTGTGATCCGCTTGCGATGCGCTTGGGGCGTTGATTATCAATTTGCCTTACCCGCTTTTGCTGGCATTGTAAAATGTGGTTGGCTCTGCTTCGGGCTCTTTCCGCCTCTCTGCAGCGCCTGCCATTCTTTTTCTGGCCTCCCTGACTGAAGCCATCTCCATGTGGGTCAATGGAAGCGCAGGGCAGTCTTGACTCCCCTTATCCGAGGCATTTGTCTTTTCATTTATCCATTTGGCCGAATCTGGCTTTGCGCTCATCCAAGTGGTCTTGGACCGCCTACACGCCCCTTTCTCAACTCATTCTACGATCAACGAAGGATTTCTCGCTCCTGAAGATGGTTTCATCCATTCATTACACTCAATCCACCGTTTGTCCTACGGGCACATTGGAGCATGTCACGTTGTGTTGAGAAGCACCTCAGACTCAAAGGCAACACCCGTTCTATATGCTATCGCTTCCAAgcccttccttttcacaGCAAGACGTGTTTGGTTCTCGGTAAAGGTCTACCGCTTCGAACTGACCCGGATTCACATCTCTTTTCacttctttcaacaacgTCTCATGCGTCGTGACTGTGCTGTAACTGTGCTAACGTGACTTCTGCCCTTGCTGCTCATACCACTAATCGACACCATCTTTCGTTCTAtgtcgtccttcttcaactcttGCCcgcccttcctctctttcctggTCTTATCACTACCTCTCACCCAACTCGCTATCGCTTCATCGACGTGCTCACCCATTCGCAGATCCGCGCCTCCAACCCAGTTCGCTCTCGCACTTCCAGCCCGGTTTTGCCCAAATTTGGCTCGTCCCTCCCACCCAGTCGACGCGGCTCGCAAGACCATTTCAAACAAGCTCAATTTCATTCTGTACCTCAGAGTATGGCAGGTAACAGGGAAAATACTGATCACCTCGCTGCCCCTTCTCCGCCCCTAAGCATTCGCGGGTCGAGGAGCGGgacatctccttcatcccgCCCTCCCAAGCTGAATGCCCTCTCTCCCCTTCAGGCATTCTCGCCTCTTCAGTCGATGAAGACACCTATGCATGTATCGGACACGGCTGGTACAGGTTCCTTGACTAGGTCAAGgtcatcctcatcagtGACCAGAAGTTTGAGCAGGAGGGAGAGTATGGTTGAGAACGCTCAGCGTTGGAGAAGTGGCCTAGATGCAGACGATGATGGAAAGGGTTTGTTTTCGAGGTTGACTTTGGTCAAGGCTCCCcgcaagaaggatgatgtcaGGAGGTAAATCAACAGTTTTTCATCAGAACGCTCAACTGATATGATTGACAGACACAGCCGTTCCaagtcgtcttcttccctcgccCCATTCAACTcgttctcttcatccttcgACGCTCCCGCCACATCTGCCAGTGGTCCCCGTCGTTCTTTCGCCGCATCCTCCTTTGGCGCCGTGCCCCCCTCCGTCCCATCCATCAATTTGCCCAGCAACAACATCGAACCTTCCAACGACACTCTCCACCGAGTGCACTCTCATGGCGATGCGGGTTCCGTTGGGATTCAACGCAAGGTGCTCTCCCCCGACGAGGTGCTCGACATGGCTCGAAGTTTCCAGTCGCCTATGCTCGCCCCTGAAGGTAGCTTTGGCAATTCGCAATCCCAGGCCAGCTCATTGAAGAGGCGAAAATCTGCCGGATCGATATTTGAACGCTCGCCCGAACCTCCTGTGACTGCAGAGCTCGAGCCAGTCGAGTATGTCcagatggaggatgacgttcttcttcctttcgtGGACCGATGTGCTGAAGTCCGCGATCTCATGTCCCACCAATCCAATACCAAACTCTTCGCCCTTCTCCGCGCGGCATTCCCTAAAGACCCCGCCCGTGAAacctggaagaagatctcCCCTGAAGAATGGAACTGGGAAGAGTTTGTCAAGCACTTGACAGAAGTGGATAGGGATGAACTGGATGATTATGACTGGGTGTACAAGGATAGACAGGCAGTAAGGAATAGGAGCGTGGCGTTGTGGGAGAAGTTGGGAGTCTGCCTTGGATGTGACGAGGATCTTCTCAACGCGGGTAGTGAGGACgattctccttcatcctgGGCTGGCCTCGGGCTCGGGGATGAGGGCGATTACGACCCCGCGATGAACCATGTGTTTATTGCCGGTATCGAGCCTGTCGACCAAGAGGAACAGGCCCGCGCCGAGCGTCAGTTCATGGATGAATTTGGGGACATcgtggaggatgagaatgagcAAGCTGCAGCTGGTATGACTGCTCTTCTTGGTTCGCCGATGGCTACCATCGGCGAGGAAACtccatccttttcctctggCAAGCCATCCCGCCAAGAAACCGCGAGCAAGCCCACCCCAGCTCAACGAGCCGGGAATCGCGCCAACATTGACCCTATGCTCTCTTCGAGTGTAGAAGACTCGCCTCCTCGTACCGCTCGATTCGCCGCCGAAGCTCACCGCCCTTCCCAGTCTCACTCTATCAACACCAACAAAAACCAGCTCGATCGTCCTCGCAGATCATTCGTCGGTCTTCAGATCTGTACATCCCCTGCCAACACAACTCCCACTCTCCCCTTCGAGCGCTCCCGCTCCAATTCACTCACTTTCAGCCAGGGTCAAACTCCCCACCAGGCTTCGGGCGGGCTAGGTCTCGCCACCTCGCcactctccatctcttctggcGCGGCACCTGTACCTCTGTACGAGCGCGGTCCGGGGTCACCCCTTTTCCCGAGTAGTTTCTcatccttgagcttggagCCGAATCTCGGTAGGAAGGCAAGTGCGGTGAATAGGGGTGCCGCTGTACCAATCAAAGAGGAGTTGAAAGGGTGGAAGCAGGCACAGCAAGCGCACGCTGGGCATGGCGGTTTGGGGAGGAAGGCTAGTCAAGCCGGGCTGAGTGAGAGTAAGTATCCCTCCCTTTGTCCTTTCCCGTCGAGGACTTGTTGTATCAATAGGAAACTGATGATTTTTCGTCTAGGCGCTATCACATTTGTGAGCGAAAGCGACTGGAGTAACAGCGCCACTTGAGCTGCGGCGTGTACTTTCTCTTACGCCTGTTATTCATCCCTATCGGTCGTCAAATTGACCCTATGACTTTGTATCTATCATCTGCACCTTTAGCGATCATTGTTGATGTTCTTGTGTATTTATCGCCTCGCCTTTCACTTATAAAAAGGATTTGCCTGTATTGTTTAGTTCACCGTAACGTTTCTGTTGAAGTACAGCGAGAGGTAGGTCTAAAACACGCTTGATAGAGAGAGACAGGTTTGTCAATCTTCATCTATTTTTGTGATCGTTTTATCTCGTTTCAGCCTTATTGCCACCGTATATTGCCGTTTCAATTTGAATGCATGAATTTGTTTGAATGCTTTTTCAAACAGTAGCTTTTCCAAGACGAGATTTCTTATTCAATGTATGAAAAGTGGACAGTATTTGTCAGTAGAAAGAGACAGTAAAAGTCAGAATACCCCAAAAAATCTAAGAAGAAATGAAAGAGCAGTATAGACATGAAGCGGAAATGAACAGAACTAAAAGAGGTTAGACATAAATGTACTTGTACATCAAATCTCGGCCCATTCGCCAAACgcccctctttctcctcatcttcaccatACAAAATCCAACATACTCCCACAGTTTGCACAGTCCACGTCCATTCAACAGTTCATTTTTATTGCGTCTCAGAGGGGATCGGTAAGAATTGACCAATCACCACAGACGGGAGATCAAACACCTAAACCAACAAGGAGATCACGTCAATATCTGCCCGTGGGAAAGGGGGTTGAGATTGACGGGAAGAAGACTTACATCACGACGGATAGTGAAACAGCAAGTACAAGGATTAACCTCACCAGCATCTAATGCTAATGAGATAGACTGGAAAAAGTTTTGAGTCGTATTTTCGAATGCGTGCGTCGAGAAGCCTTCCCAGTATGATACCACACTATaacaaagagaaaagggtACAATTTCAGCATCCTCACTTGATGCAAGGGCAGGGGAATGGACACAAGAAGACAGTGGAAGGGAAATAAAGATGATAGACTTGATACTCACGAAGGCTTGGCAAAAAGTTGATAGATATACGTCTTCCTCGAAAGCAACTCATTATCCGTCTTACCCACTAGCTCACAAAACTCTGGATTGGCATAACACACTTCGCCTGTCCGTCGCCACACTGCTGTCGGTGTGGCACAATATGAAATGAGTTTTTCAAGTTCGATCATGGTACGTTGGAACGATTTTTCGAGGAAcacttcatcttcttctgacaTGGACATTTGGAGGGCGATAAGCGAGGGACGGAAGGATGCGAGGGAGCGAACGACGCGGAGGACATCGCTGGTCTCAAAGCTACGGACTGTCAGATCGGGTTTTGAGggacgaaaaaaaaattaatCGAAAACAACTTACTTTTTGGTGAGATAATCCATCAAAACGTGATATCCCTGGGTGTACTCATAAGGTCGGACAACAGCTCGATAAACCTCTTGAGGTGTCAACGCCTTATTGGTCCGTCTCCACTCATTCGAAGCCGTCACCGTTCCAGGCCCTCTCACCTGTCCTAAATCCACCTGATTCCGCTGACCGGGCACTCCACTACCATCCAACATGACCTGTCCTGGCGCATCCATGctcccccatccccattGCTGATGCGGCGACACTTCGCTTCCCCCGTACGTGCTTGGTGATATACCGGTGCCAGGGACACTAGATCCAGATGGGGTAGGGTTGTACGTGTTG is a window of Cryptococcus neoformans var. neoformans JEC21 chromosome 10 sequence DNA encoding:
- a CDS encoding LIM-homeobox protein, putative; translated protein: MSVPAPQQGHPNSLDGYRGYDQQRQPVTGPSNYGRETYIPVSNGYAAYPPNQAGDGSQPARIPIQPHIPPEPHTYQRSYQSQPAAYMHPYAADMHQGMPSYSYGADVAPTYQFGSLPAAPQSLLPQQSTRPMTAHAGDTVPFGEDGPKDGNDTLNTLEGLQVKHRRRTTPEQLKVLEFWYDINPKPDNQLREQLAAQLGMTKRNVQVWFQNRRAKMKGLAKKEAEGQESKKSPENQEGTSSAIGPSPPLTDSAVSSSHFNLLPPPASVNMGRRASLANGEAAKIEIFVAKRAAAQKREEVLYNVGDAGANSPALGQAHAARRGSVPYPTPLASVPPASTSPLSPKFSPAIRGPSTLHMAAVRNNTRRSSIPGVSQLITSGPFTPPRVVSNQHQTAAQSKGTRELSPIQDHEVYDTYDAEFQPWSSDFPPNMHLPPAEGFHDGRPFSHDSPLPNPAFSFGSAPQGLDMHGIASMGQLDERQQQMFMMMQQRGRLGSIASIGTMGTETGTEGGESSKGEWLVDGPEGFDPDTRRASAPADLLHQIGLMGFAALPNGAPAPIRPSPLNAHFVPDSFQSTPPYYPPSTSSSSTYSFPLHPSSDSLSIESPTTAHFEAPKPGSRGEQAHQPQTQSQLQQNHRNLEPGNRMPSYTSTTASHWPNSDVSPYSNHSISYTGYQDGWNPSPQQQAFQQQHLTPSGEHTPNMGVGVGGGADAGADAGMSIGLGHPSNPHLGHHRDPSPAQQLQVAASVDEKTPTADPPLPQPLGHPGSNSNSLDSRNGQEGGVTGGNEEGKDQFLYFSESGGHDAVNVLV